In Falco cherrug isolate bFalChe1 chromosome 5, bFalChe1.pri, whole genome shotgun sequence, one DNA window encodes the following:
- the IRAK4 gene encoding interleukin-1 receptor-associated kinase 4, with the protein MNKPVTTSTYVRCISYGLMRRLADFIDPQEGWKKLAVDITDPSGESRYNQMHIRRFEAFVQMGKSPTCELLYDWGTTNCTVADLVDLLIRNQFLAPASLLLPEAVRTAQEVTLPLSSQETLSIHEKQLPIQEKQVASVKPEYLAQSTEKPHSVPFCLSEENSSLQSNNTDFHNFWFRDLESVTNNFDARPESAGGNKLGEGGFGVVFKGFINGRNVAVKKLVAMVDVSVQDLKQQFDQEIKMMAKCQHENLVELLGFSSDGAQPCLVYEYMPNGSLLDRLACLDNTPPISWNTRCKIVQGTANGLNFLHENNHIHRDIKSANILLTDTYMPKISDFGLARASVTFTRTIMTERIVGTAAYMAPEALRGEITPKSDIFSFGVVLLEIITGLPPVEENREPQLLLSIKDEIEDEEATIEDYVDEKMSDWDAPSVHKMYSIANQCLNEKKNRRPDIKMVQHHLQEIKT; encoded by the exons ATGAACAAGCCCGTAACGACTTCGACGTACGTCCGCTGCATTAGCTATGGGCTCATGAGGCGGCTGGCAGATTTCATCGATCCGCAAGAAGGATGGAAGAAATTAGCAGTCGACATCACCGACCCGTCCGGTGAAAGCAGATACAACCAAATGCATATAAG GAGATTTGAGGCATTTGTACAAATGGGAAAGAGCCCCACATGTGAATTGCTTTATGACTGGGGAACAACAAACTGTACAGTTGCTGATCTTGTGGATCTGCTGATTAGGAATCAATTCTTAGCACCAGCAAGCCTTTTGCTTCCAG aagctgtaaGGACGGCACAAGAAGTTACATTACCTCTTTCTTCACAGGAAACCTTGTCTATACATGAAAAACAACTGCCTATACAGGAAAAACAAGTGGCATCTGTAAAGCCAGAGTACTTGGCCCAGAGTACTGAGAAGCCGCATTCAGTTCCTTTCTGCTTAAGTGAAGAAAATAGTAGCTTACAGTCCAATAACACAG ATTTCCATAATTTTTGGTTTCGTGACTTGGAAAGtgttacaaataattttgatgcGCGACCAGAATCAGCTGGAGGCAATAAACTGGGAGAAGGTGGCTTTGGCGTTGTGTTCAAAGGCTTTATCAATGGCAGAAACGTGGCTGTCAAGAAGCTCGTTGCT ATGGTTGATGTTAGTGTTCAGGACTTGAAACAGCAATTtgatcaagaaataaaaatgatggcAAA GTGTCAGCATGAAAATCTAGTAGAATTACTTGGTTTCTCAAGTGATGGTGCTCAGCCATGTCTGGTGTATGAATACATGCCCAATGGTTCATTGCTCGACAGACTTGCTTGTCTG GACAATACTCCACCAATTTCTTGGAATACAAGATGTAAAATTGTTCAAGGTACAGCAAATGGCCTGAActttttgcatgaaaataatcATATTCACAGAGATATTAAAAG TGCAAATATCTTATTAACTGATACATATATGCCAAAAATTTCTGACTTTGGACTTGCAAGAGCATCTGTAACATTCACACGAACAATCATGACTGAAAGAATTGTTGGAACAGCAGCCTATATGGCGCCTGAAGCTCTGCGAGGAGAGATAACACCTAAATCTGATATCTTCAGTTTTGGAGTA gtCTTACTAGAAATAATAACAGGTCTTCCTCCAGTAGAAGAAAACCGGGAACCACAGTTACTG TTAAGTATCAAAGATGAAATTGAGGATGAGGAAGCAACTATTGAGGATTATGTTGATGAAAAGATGAGTGACTGGGATGCACCTTCGGTTCATAAAATGTATTCGATTGCTAATCAATgtctgaatgagaaaaaaaacagaaggccAGACATTAAGATG GTCCAACACCATCTACAAGAGATAAAAACTTGA